Part of the Lichenicola cladoniae genome is shown below.
GCAGACCCTGCGACCCATCCCGACGCCGAGGCGCGGATCGCGCTGGTGGTGGCGCTGGCCGATGCGTCCGGCGCGGCCGGAATGGTCGGCGGGCAGATGATCGACATGGAAGGCGAAGGCCATGCATTGCCGCTTGCAGCGATCGAGCGGCTGCACGCGCTGAAGACCGGTCGGCTGATTCGCTACAGCGCGGAAGCCGGCGCGATCCTGGGCCGTGCCGGGCCCGAGGTCCGCGACCGGGTCGCCGCCTATGGCCGGGATCTGGGCGCGGCATTCCAGGTCGCCGACGACGTTCTGGATGCGACGGCAAGCGCCGAGGAACTCGGAAAGACGGCTGGCAAGGATGCCGAGGCAGGCAAATCGACGTTCGTGGCGTTGCTCGGTATCGATGGCGCCCGTGCCGAAGCGGAGCGGCTGGCGCGACAGGCTACCAAGGCACTCGCCGGCTTCGGAGCGGAAGCGGATGGGTTGCGGGCGCTCGCGCGTTACG
Proteins encoded:
- a CDS encoding polyprenyl synthetase family protein — translated: MLGALMPSVEGGEARLIEAMRYATLGGGKRLRGFLVMEVAALFDAEPEGALRAAASAEMLHAYSLVHDDLPAMDDDDLRRGQPSTHIKFDEATAILAGDALQTLAFATIADPATHPDAEARIALVVALADASGAAGMVGGQMIDMEGEGHALPLAAIERLHALKTGRLIRYSAEAGAILGRAGPEVRDRVAAYGRDLGAAFQVADDVLDATASAEELGKTAGKDAEAGKSTFVALLGIDGARAEAERLARQATKALAGFGAEADGLRALARYVVERRN